The sequence below is a genomic window from Streptomyces sudanensis.
GCAACGAGGCGACCCTCAACCTCAACTTCTACCCGCTGCTGTGGCAGGCCGGCGGCAGGGTCTTCTCCGAGGACGGCCGGAAGGCCGCCTTCAACGGCCCCGAGGGCGTCGCCGCCCTCACCTTCCTCACCGACCTGTACAAGGCGGGCGCCCTGCCCAGGACGGCCCTCACCAACACCAACATCTTCGCCGACCACCCCATGGGCAAGCAGCAGGCGGCCATGGGCCTCTCCCACACCCTCGCCGACGCCGACCTGGCCCGCAGGACGTGGGGCGCCGAGAACGTCGTCGTCGGCAAGCCCCTCCGCAACGTCGAGCAGGTCTCCTTCGGCGTCCCCGGCGGCCTCGGCCTCAACGCCCGCTCCCGCAACGTCGCGGGCGCCGAGAAGTTCCTCGCCTTCATGGCGGAGCCCGAACGCATCCGGAGCCTCGGCGCGGCCAGCGGCTTCCTCTCGCCGCGCACCGACGTGACGGTGCCCAGCGACGCCCCGTACGCCAGGCAGTTCCGGGAGGCGCTGCCGTTCGCCTACCCAGGTGAGCCCGGCCCCGCCGCCCGGCAGGTGATGTCCCTGCTCGCCCCCGAGATCCAGGCCGCCCTCACCGGGCGCAAGAGCCCGAAGGAGGCCCTGGACGCGGCGGCCGCGCAGGCCGACGACCTGCTGGCGCGGCAGCGTTGACGGCCGGCACGACAGGCGAGCGCACCGCCCCCACCCCCGAGCCTGCCGCGCCNNNNGTATNGNAGACAGCCCGCCGGCCCGGCCGCCNCGCCCGGCCGGGCGCCGCGAGGCGCGCGCCGGCCTGCTGTTCGTCGCGCCGATGCTGCTGCTGTTCACGGTCTTCCGGTTCGGCCCGACGCTCGGCGCGGTGTTCCTGTCCCTGACCGACTACCGGATCGGCGGCGACTGGAGCTTCGTCGGCACGGGGAACTACGCGCGGCTGCTGAAGGACGACCTGTTCTGGTCCAGCCTCGGCGTCACCGCCCTGTACACCCTGTTCTTCGTGCCCCTGACGGTCGGCCTGTCGCTCGGCACGGCCCTGCTGCTGCACCGCACGGTGTGGCTGCGCGGCTTCTTCCGCGGCGTGTTCTTCCTGCCGTACGTCACCAGCGTCGTGCTCGCCGCCGTCGTCTGGAAGTGGATCTACGACGTCGAGGACGGCCTGCTCAACGCGGCGCTCGGCGCCCTGTCGCTGGGCCCCGTCGACTTCCTCGGCGACGAGCGGCTGGTCCTGCCCGCCATCGCGGCCGCCTCCGCCTGGAAGGGCTTCGGCTACTCGATGCTCATCCTCCTCGCCGGGCTCCAGTCCATCCCGCGCGAGGTCACCGAGGCCGCCGTCGTCGACGGCGCCACCGGCTGGCGGCGGCTGCGCTGGATCACGCTGCCGCTGCTGCGCCCCGTGCTGTTCTTCGTCCTGGTCATCGAGGCGATCGGGGCGTTCCAGGTGTTCGACGCGATGTACGTGATGACGGCGGGCGGACCGGTGCGCGCCAGCTACTCCCTCGTGTACCTGCTGTACGACACCGGGTTCAAGTTCTTCGACTTCGGCTACGCGAGCGCGCTGGGACTGGCCCTGTTCCTGGTGGTCCTGGTGTTCTCCCTGATCCAGCGCCGGCTGATCGGACGGGACGAGTGATGGCGAGACTGCGACTGCCGGTCCTGCTGGCCCTGGTGGCGCTGGTGACGGTGACGCCCTTCGCGGTGATGGTGCTGGTCGCGTTCGCACCGCCGGACGGGAAGACCCTGCCGGGCGCCTTCGACCCGACCCGGGCCACGTGGGAGAACTTCTCCGCCGTGCTGTCGGGCGCCGACGTCACCCGGTGGGCCGTCAACTCCCTGGTGTACTCGCTGGTGTCGGTCGTGCTGATCCTGCTGTTCTCCTCCATGGCCGGGTACGCCTTCGCCAAGAAGCGGTTCCCGGGGCGCGAGGTGCTGTTCTGGTCGTTCCTGGCGACGCTGAT
It includes:
- a CDS encoding ABC transporter substrate-binding protein; its protein translation is MTTGSKRATTPLALLAALCLLAGCGGGDGGSGSNDVTVWMYPVIADPKANSAHWAKVEKDFEAAHPGTRLTIEEQPWENRDEKLATAFGSGKGPDVVLLNPDQVPQYLASGALRPVDKAVEGIEESFLPNALKALSDDGKLYAVPIYHTVTTTLYNKRLLDRAGIAEPPATWDEVRAAAPKLKRIGVAALDYSASNEATLNLNFYPLLWQAGGRVFSEDGRKAAFNGPEGVAALTFLTDLYKAGALPRTALTNTNIFADHPMGKQQAAMGLSHTLADADLARRTWGAENVVVGKPLRNVEQVSFGVPGGLGLNARSRNVAGAEKFLAFMAEPERIRSLGAASGFLSPRTDVTVPSDAPYARQFREALPFAYPGEPGPAARQVMSLLAPEIQAALTGRKSPKEALDAAAAQADDLLARQR
- a CDS encoding carbohydrate ABC transporter permease, with translation MLLLFTVFRFGPTLGAVFLSLTDYRIGGDWSFVGTGNYARLLKDDLFWSSLGVTALYTLFFVPLTVGLSLGTALLLHRTVWLRGFFRGVFFLPYVTSVVLAAVVWKWIYDVEDGLLNAALGALSLGPVDFLGDERLVLPAIAAASAWKGFGYSMLILLAGLQSIPREVTEAAVVDGATGWRRLRWITLPLLRPVLFFVLVIEAIGAFQVFDAMYVMTAGGPVRASYSLVYLLYDTGFKFFDFGYASALGLALFLVVLVFSLIQRRLIGRDE